Proteins from a genomic interval of Pseudomonas silesiensis:
- a CDS encoding 5-oxoprolinase/urea amidolyase family protein: protein MRFLPVNLDALLVELNDLDETLALFDALTAEPIAGVEEIIPAARTLLIQFRPSAIARQALVDRIAGQDLSQRRAIEQRRVDIPVHYNGEDLDEVATLLGISRAEVVRRHTAHDYSVAFCGFAPGFAYLTGGAGFQVPRRQTPRTRIPAGAVALAGEFSGVYPQASPGGWQIIGVTPLQMWDLNRAESALLRPGYKVRFTDAGPLPAGGLPAPSVPASVAAPSGACLEIITPGLHSVLQDMGRPGQTGQGVSRSGALDLGALRAANRAVGNPSDMACVEAVLGGLSFVCHGRAVIAITGAQTPVIITNASGLQWPADNYQPIELEDGDKVSLGSPVAGLRSYLSIRGGFEVAPVLGSLSTDTLAQVGPPALAAGDQLGFTALTTGTSVSLNEAPAFDLPTTANIVTLDVVMGPRTDWFTEDAIQRLSSQLWRVTSQSNRVGIRLAGETPLERSNHQELPSEGTSVGAIQVPASGQPVLFLADHPLTGGYPVIAAVASYHLDLAGQIPVNAQIRFNPLDGFKEIRPVTHASSSTADVNKIP, encoded by the coding sequence GTGCGTTTTTTACCGGTCAACCTGGACGCCCTCCTCGTCGAATTGAACGACCTGGACGAGACCCTGGCATTGTTCGATGCCCTGACGGCGGAGCCCATTGCGGGCGTGGAAGAAATCATTCCCGCCGCACGCACCCTGCTGATCCAATTCCGCCCCAGCGCCATTGCGCGGCAGGCGCTCGTCGATCGTATCGCTGGCCAGGACCTGAGCCAGCGCCGCGCGATCGAGCAGCGCCGGGTGGACATTCCCGTTCACTACAATGGTGAAGACCTCGACGAGGTCGCCACGCTGCTGGGGATCAGCCGCGCCGAGGTGGTCCGGCGCCACACCGCCCATGACTACAGCGTGGCCTTCTGCGGATTCGCTCCGGGCTTCGCCTACCTGACCGGCGGTGCGGGTTTCCAGGTACCTCGAAGGCAAACTCCCCGCACCCGCATACCCGCAGGTGCGGTGGCCTTGGCGGGGGAATTCAGCGGGGTTTATCCGCAAGCCAGCCCCGGCGGGTGGCAGATCATCGGCGTCACGCCTTTGCAGATGTGGGACCTGAACCGCGCTGAATCGGCCCTGCTGCGTCCCGGCTATAAAGTGCGTTTTACCGATGCCGGCCCGCTCCCGGCGGGCGGCCTGCCCGCCCCCTCGGTGCCTGCAAGTGTCGCCGCGCCCAGCGGTGCCTGCCTGGAAATCATCACGCCCGGTTTGCACAGCGTCTTGCAGGATATGGGTCGTCCCGGACAGACCGGCCAAGGCGTATCCCGTTCCGGCGCGCTGGACCTCGGCGCCCTGCGGGCGGCCAACCGCGCGGTCGGCAATCCCTCGGACATGGCCTGTGTGGAAGCGGTACTCGGCGGCCTGAGCTTCGTCTGTCATGGCCGTGCGGTGATCGCGATCACCGGCGCGCAAACCCCGGTCATCATCACCAACGCCAGTGGCCTGCAATGGCCTGCCGACAACTACCAGCCCATCGAGCTGGAGGACGGTGACAAGGTCAGCCTGGGTTCACCTGTGGCAGGGTTGCGCAGCTACTTGTCGATTCGCGGCGGCTTTGAGGTCGCTCCGGTGCTTGGCAGTCTGTCGACAGATACCCTCGCCCAGGTCGGCCCCCCAGCTCTCGCGGCCGGTGACCAACTGGGTTTTACGGCGCTTACGACAGGCACCAGCGTATCGCTGAACGAAGCACCCGCCTTTGATCTGCCCACGACGGCCAACATCGTGACCCTCGACGTGGTCATGGGGCCGCGCACCGACTGGTTTACCGAAGACGCCATCCAGCGTCTGAGCAGCCAGCTCTGGCGCGTCACCTCACAGTCCAACCGCGTCGGTATTCGCCTGGCCGGTGAAACGCCGCTGGAGCGCAGCAATCACCAGGAGTTGCCCAGCGAAGGCACTTCCGTCGGCGCCATTCAGGTTCCGGCAAGCGGCCAACCGGTGCTGTTTCTCGCCGATCACCCGTTGACCGGTGGCTATCCGGTGATCGCCGCAGTCGCCAGCTACCACCTCGACCTGGCTGGCCAGATACCTGTCAATGCGCAGATTCGCTTCAACCCTTTGGACGGCTTCAAAGAGATCCGACCCGTTACGCACGCCTCTTCTTCAACTGCCGACGTGAACAAAATCCCATGA
- a CDS encoding acetyl/propionyl/methylcrotonyl-CoA carboxylase subunit alpha: protein MKKLLIANRGEIAVRIARACRDYGVQSVAVYADADIDALHVRQADEAYSLNGQRPAETYLDIGKLIAVAKRSGADAVHPGYGFLSERADFARAVIEAGLIWVGPNPETIDVLGDKVEARKIAHLVGAPLVAGTPGPVESADEVLAFAEQHGLPIAIKAAFGGGGRGMKVAWRMDEVAELFASAVREAQAAFGRGECYVEQFLDRPRHIEAQILADKHGKVVVVGTRDCSLQRRNQKLVEEAPAPFISDEQRQRIHQSAQDICAKAGYVGAGTVEFLLSQDGTLSFLEVNTRLQVEHPVTEETTGVDLVIEQLRIADGFPLSFSETPTPRGHSFEFRINAEDPGKGFLPTPGQISDFLPPSGPGVRLDSGVISGSRVPSTFDSMMAKLIVTGATREQAIVRARRALAEFKIEGIASVLPFHRAVMDHDDFTGADKFAVHTRWIETDFAEQITLAPRTAVSADPGILRTFVEIDGKRHELGLPAALLRGVSLNAAGTASESTAPSEITDPQAVLTPVAGNLHTWVVEDGELVSAGQVIAVVEAMKMETSVLAPFEGQVQIAKQAGDYFEAGAVIGRIKPLT, encoded by the coding sequence ATGAAAAAATTACTGATTGCCAACCGTGGTGAAATTGCCGTCCGCATCGCCCGCGCCTGCCGCGACTATGGCGTGCAGTCTGTCGCGGTCTATGCCGACGCGGACATAGACGCCCTGCACGTGCGCCAGGCCGACGAAGCCTACTCGTTGAATGGCCAGCGCCCCGCCGAGACCTACTTGGATATCGGCAAACTGATCGCCGTCGCCAAACGCAGCGGCGCCGATGCCGTGCACCCCGGCTATGGTTTTCTGTCTGAACGGGCCGACTTCGCCCGGGCGGTGATCGAGGCCGGGCTGATCTGGGTCGGTCCCAACCCGGAGACCATCGACGTGCTCGGCGACAAGGTCGAGGCGCGAAAAATTGCCCACCTGGTCGGTGCGCCTCTGGTGGCCGGTACGCCTGGCCCGGTCGAAAGCGCTGACGAAGTACTGGCCTTTGCCGAACAGCACGGTCTGCCAATTGCCATCAAAGCGGCCTTTGGCGGCGGCGGACGCGGCATGAAAGTCGCCTGGCGCATGGATGAAGTGGCTGAATTGTTCGCCTCCGCCGTACGCGAAGCGCAAGCGGCCTTCGGTCGTGGCGAATGCTACGTCGAACAGTTCCTCGACCGTCCGAGGCACATCGAAGCGCAGATCCTCGCCGACAAACACGGCAAGGTCGTCGTCGTCGGCACGCGTGACTGCTCCTTGCAGCGGCGCAATCAGAAGCTGGTGGAGGAAGCGCCTGCGCCCTTCATCAGCGACGAACAGCGCCAGCGTATTCATCAGTCCGCCCAGGATATTTGCGCCAAAGCCGGCTACGTCGGTGCCGGCACTGTGGAGTTCCTGCTCAGCCAGGATGGCACCCTGTCGTTCCTCGAGGTCAATACCCGCTTGCAGGTCGAGCACCCGGTAACCGAAGAGACCACTGGGGTTGACCTGGTGATCGAACAACTGCGGATCGCCGACGGTTTCCCGTTGTCCTTCAGTGAGACGCCGACCCCGCGTGGCCACAGCTTCGAATTTCGCATCAACGCGGAAGACCCGGGCAAGGGCTTCCTGCCCACCCCCGGCCAGATCAGCGATTTCCTGCCACCGTCCGGCCCGGGTGTGCGTCTGGACAGCGGCGTGATCAGCGGCTCGCGAGTGCCCAGCACCTTCGATTCGATGATGGCCAAACTGATCGTCACCGGCGCCACCCGCGAACAGGCTATCGTCCGCGCCCGGCGCGCCCTGGCTGAATTCAAGATTGAGGGCATCGCCTCGGTCCTGCCGTTCCACCGGGCCGTGATGGACCATGACGACTTCACCGGTGCCGATAAATTCGCCGTACACACGCGCTGGATCGAGACCGATTTCGCCGAACAGATCACGCTCGCCCCACGTACTGCTGTCTCGGCCGACCCGGGCATCCTGCGCACATTTGTCGAGATCGACGGCAAACGCCACGAACTGGGCCTTCCGGCGGCGTTGCTGCGAGGCGTCAGCCTGAATGCAGCGGGCACCGCCAGCGAAAGCACGGCCCCGTCCGAGATCACTGATCCGCAGGCGGTACTGACGCCTGTGGCGGGGAATCTGCATACCTGGGTCGTCGAAGACGGCGAGTTGGTGAGTGCCGGGCAAGTGATCGCGGTGGTAGAAGCCATGAAAATGGAAACCTCGGTCCTTGCACCTTTTGAAGGTCAGGTACAGATCGCCAAACAGGCAGGCGACTATTTTGAAGCCGGCGCCGTGATTGGCCGCATCAAGCCCCTTACTTGA
- a CDS encoding OprD family porin: MSINKAFAIAGTCALVFPLTASADFLADSKASVELRNFYFNRDFRNGPPTAQRDAAAEWAQGMILRVESGYTAGTIGFGLDAIGMLGIKLDGGDGSGGTGLLPADLSSKNGRGSQSEYSKLGLTAKAKVSATELKVGSLAFRTPVVSSNDTRLLPSTFEGALLTSKDIDKLALQGGKLQQIKFNNSSNYQDFTGNRIGGVSDDFRFAGGTYSFNKALSASLFYGNLENIYRQYFGGVVYEIPLAAQQSLKFDLRYSKSTDDGNFRPLDNRAANGQVAYTLGSSVFTAAYQRMSGDDPFPYIANSDPYLVNFVQINDFANTEERSWQVRYDYNFAALGIPGLTFMTRYVNGDNAQVAGSNSGKEWERNTDIGYVVQSGSLKNLGVKVRNATVRSNFGNDLDETRLILSYTLAVW, from the coding sequence ATGTCAATCAACAAGGCTTTTGCTATTGCGGGTACCTGCGCGCTGGTTTTCCCGTTAACAGCCTCTGCCGACTTTCTTGCCGACAGCAAGGCAAGTGTGGAACTGCGCAACTTCTACTTCAATCGTGACTTTCGTAACGGCCCGCCCACGGCACAACGTGACGCTGCGGCAGAGTGGGCACAGGGTATGATTTTGCGCGTCGAGTCGGGTTATACCGCGGGCACTATTGGTTTCGGCCTCGACGCCATCGGCATGCTCGGCATCAAGCTCGACGGCGGTGACGGGTCCGGTGGCACTGGCCTGTTGCCCGCTGACCTCAGCTCGAAGAACGGCCGCGGTTCGCAAAGCGAGTACTCCAAGCTGGGCCTGACGGCCAAGGCGAAGGTCTCTGCAACGGAACTGAAGGTAGGCTCACTGGCATTCCGTACGCCAGTGGTGTCGAGCAATGACACGCGCCTGTTGCCTTCCACCTTCGAAGGTGCACTGCTGACTTCAAAAGATATCGACAAACTGGCCCTGCAAGGGGGCAAACTGCAGCAAATCAAGTTTAACAATTCTTCAAACTATCAGGACTTCACCGGTAACCGCATCGGCGGCGTCAGTGATGACTTCCGTTTTGCCGGCGGCACCTACAGCTTTAATAAAGCCCTGAGCGCAAGCCTGTTTTACGGCAATCTGGAAAATATCTATCGCCAGTACTTTGGTGGTGTGGTCTATGAAATTCCCCTCGCCGCGCAACAGTCACTGAAGTTCGACCTGCGCTATTCGAAAAGTACCGATGACGGTAATTTCCGCCCTCTCGATAACCGGGCAGCGAACGGACAAGTGGCCTACACCCTGGGCTCCAGCGTTTTTACCGCCGCCTATCAGCGAATGAGCGGTGATGACCCGTTCCCGTACATCGCCAATAGCGACCCTTACCTGGTGAACTTCGTGCAGATCAACGACTTTGCCAACACTGAGGAACGCTCATGGCAGGTGCGCTATGACTACAACTTCGCCGCGCTGGGTATTCCCGGGCTGACCTTCATGACGCGTTACGTCAACGGCGACAATGCGCAGGTAGCGGGCAGTAATTCGGGGAAAGAGTGGGAGCGCAATACCGATATCGGTTACGTGGTCCAAAGCGGTTCGCTGAAGAATCTTGGGGTCAAAGTCCGAAACGCCACGGTCCGATCGAACTTCGGCAATGACCTGGATGAAACACGGCTGATCCTGAGTTACACGTTGGCAGTATGGTAA
- a CDS encoding SphA family protein, with protein sequence MHHQSTRCTSLAFSAGLLLLGSASLVQATEGGVSSWPLGIENYGMGILPPPGTYGQLFIGNYLADTLRDNSGAKAADIDLRVTTLVPRFIWVTEQQVLGGNLGFHALLPLNDIRLNIKNGPHDHKRGIGDAHLGPVVGFHHSDKFHTAVGVDFVLPTGGEYDKNDLVNLGTNYYTVQAVYAMTYMDPHGFNADVRLMYDYNFENQDTHYQSGRELHADYTLGWGLGNGWVLGVGGHAYKQVSDDQCSASNCAAAAMVDAADGNRGSSFSIGPAVQYASKDGWLLSAKWQDESGVRNRTDGQAYWLKFTIPL encoded by the coding sequence ATGCATCATCAATCTACCCGCTGCACTTCCCTTGCGTTCAGCGCTGGCCTGCTTCTGCTCGGCAGCGCTTCATTGGTTCAGGCTACCGAAGGCGGCGTATCGTCCTGGCCGCTGGGCATCGAAAACTACGGTATGGGGATTCTGCCGCCACCGGGCACTTACGGGCAGTTGTTCATCGGCAATTATCTGGCCGATACCCTGCGCGATAACTCGGGCGCAAAAGCGGCCGACATCGATCTGCGCGTCACCACGCTCGTGCCACGGTTTATCTGGGTCACCGAACAGCAAGTACTGGGTGGCAACCTGGGCTTTCACGCCCTGCTGCCGCTCAATGACATACGGCTGAACATCAAGAACGGTCCGCACGACCACAAGCGTGGCATCGGCGACGCGCACCTCGGCCCGGTGGTCGGTTTCCACCACAGTGACAAGTTCCACACCGCGGTGGGTGTCGACTTCGTACTGCCCACCGGCGGCGAATACGACAAGAACGACCTGGTCAACCTCGGCACCAACTATTACACCGTACAAGCGGTCTATGCCATGACCTACATGGACCCCCACGGTTTCAACGCCGATGTGCGCCTGATGTACGACTACAACTTCGAAAACCAGGACACCCACTACCAGTCCGGCCGCGAGCTTCATGCCGACTACACCCTTGGCTGGGGCCTGGGCAATGGCTGGGTACTGGGTGTCGGTGGCCATGCTTACAAGCAAGTGAGCGATGACCAGTGCAGCGCTTCCAATTGCGCTGCCGCCGCCATGGTCGATGCCGCCGACGGCAACCGTGGCAGCTCGTTCTCGATCGGCCCGGCCGTGCAATACGCCAGCAAGGATGGCTGGTTGCTCAGCGCCAAATGGCAGGATGAGTCCGGCGTACGCAACAGAACCGATGGCCAGGCCTATTGGCTGAAATTCACCATCCCACTCTGA
- a CDS encoding sigma-54-dependent Fis family transcriptional regulator, with protein sequence MTRPPRDKNRRPADEEFLKQLLGRQKRLIVDRASQFGATGLPSAEQLAETVAFAPQDGSIWLCGQRVMLMQGSAFGAIRRELIDALGFDKARGQLTRIGWQAGARDAAQVSEQWPEGDHASLYSAGPRLHMLEGMVNVEVVRFEIDSGIGHFYSEFLWHNSLEDDEHIAAYGLGGEPACWMEIGYASGYASSLLGRLVVFREEECRSMGHKACRIVGKPAEQWDDIDVDLAYLDPGDFLSRSTYASGIETTVAELEEPVDGKPLVGISAAFVAASQLLHRVAPTQATVLLTGESGVGKELFARTLYQASSRQQMPLVALNCATLPENLVEAELFGVERGAFTGAERSRPGRFERADGGTLFLDEIATLSFSAQSKILRALQEGEIERVGGTAPIRVDVRVIAATNLDLRREVEAGRFREDLFYRLNVFPIHLPPLRERREDIPLLMSYFLRHFSLRHGRRLAGFSTRLVNALLTYRFPGNIRELQNLIERGVIAAGDGEVIDMVHLAEAGAPLMATAIGLTPEGRLSAAQRRDETADQGQAAAASTEQGAGAGTLQEPLLESLQAFVSGRQRVLNMSLEDIELRLVRLALERSGGNITAAAQMLGMSRAQVSYRLKGS encoded by the coding sequence ATGACTCGTCCCCCGCGTGACAAGAATCGCCGCCCTGCCGATGAGGAGTTTCTCAAGCAGTTGCTCGGCCGCCAAAAGCGCCTGATCGTCGACCGGGCCAGCCAGTTCGGCGCCACTGGCCTGCCTTCGGCCGAGCAACTGGCCGAGACCGTGGCCTTCGCTCCGCAGGACGGCAGCATCTGGTTATGCGGTCAGCGCGTGATGCTGATGCAAGGCTCGGCCTTCGGCGCGATCCGCCGCGAGCTGATCGATGCGCTGGGGTTCGACAAGGCGCGTGGCCAGTTGACGCGCATCGGGTGGCAAGCCGGGGCACGGGACGCCGCCCAGGTCAGCGAACAATGGCCGGAAGGCGATCACGCCAGCCTGTACAGCGCCGGACCGCGCCTGCACATGCTCGAAGGCATGGTCAATGTCGAGGTCGTGCGCTTCGAGATCGACTCGGGCATCGGTCACTTCTACTCCGAATTCCTCTGGCACAACTCACTGGAAGACGACGAACACATCGCCGCCTATGGCCTGGGAGGCGAACCGGCCTGCTGGATGGAGATCGGTTATGCGAGCGGTTACGCCTCGTCACTGCTCGGTCGCCTGGTGGTCTTTCGCGAGGAGGAATGCCGCTCGATGGGGCATAAGGCTTGTCGCATCGTCGGCAAGCCGGCCGAGCAGTGGGACGATATCGATGTGGATCTGGCGTATCTGGACCCGGGTGATTTTCTCAGCCGCAGCACTTACGCCTCGGGCATCGAGACCACCGTTGCCGAACTGGAAGAGCCCGTCGACGGCAAACCCTTGGTGGGTATTTCGGCGGCGTTCGTCGCGGCCAGTCAATTGCTGCACCGCGTCGCACCGACCCAGGCGACGGTGTTGCTAACCGGGGAATCCGGGGTCGGCAAGGAGTTATTCGCCCGTACCCTGTACCAGGCCAGTTCCCGGCAACAGATGCCGCTGGTGGCACTCAACTGCGCGACCCTGCCGGAGAACCTGGTCGAGGCCGAGCTGTTCGGTGTCGAGCGTGGTGCCTTTACCGGTGCCGAACGTTCGCGACCCGGGCGTTTCGAGCGAGCCGATGGCGGGACGCTGTTCCTCGATGAAATCGCCACCTTGAGCTTCAGTGCGCAGAGCAAGATCCTGCGTGCCTTGCAGGAAGGTGAAATCGAGCGGGTCGGTGGCACGGCGCCGATCCGCGTCGATGTACGGGTCATCGCGGCGACTAACCTGGATCTGCGTCGCGAGGTCGAGGCCGGACGTTTTCGTGAAGACCTGTTCTACCGATTGAATGTGTTCCCCATTCATCTGCCGCCGTTGCGCGAGCGTCGCGAAGATATACCGTTGCTGATGAGTTACTTCCTGCGCCATTTCAGCCTGCGCCATGGGCGTCGGCTGGCGGGGTTCAGCACGCGGCTGGTCAACGCGCTGCTGACGTATCGGTTTCCCGGCAATATCCGTGAACTGCAGAACCTGATCGAGCGCGGTGTGATTGCCGCCGGTGACGGCGAGGTGATCGATATGGTGCACCTGGCCGAGGCGGGGGCGCCGTTGATGGCAACGGCCATCGGCCTGACACCCGAAGGGCGCCTGTCTGCTGCTCAGCGCCGGGATGAGACGGCAGACCAGGGGCAGGCAGCCGCCGCATCCACTGAACAAGGCGCGGGAGCAGGCACTCTTCAGGAGCCGTTGCTGGAGAGTCTGCAGGCCTTCGTCTCCGGCCGCCAACGGGTGTTGAACATGTCCCTGGAAGACATCGAGCTGCGACTGGTGCGACTGGCACTGGAACGCTCGGGCGGCAACATCACGGCAGCGGCGCAGATGCTCGGCATGAGTCGCGCCCAGGTCAGTTATCGGCTCAAGGGGAGCTAG
- the pchA gene encoding 4-hydroxybenzaldehyde dehydrogenase, producing MIVTRPAYQNLELQPLAGNWRAGSAGRPLEVFDPFTQTRLLQITLANRDDLDEAYRKARETQVNWAAQGPAARGQVLLNAVKIFDERREEIIDWIIRESGSTRIKAQIEWGAARAITLESASLPSRVHGRILASNIPGKESRVYRTPLGVIGVISPWNFPLHLTARSLAPALALGNAVVVKPASDTPVTGGLLLARIFEEAGLPAGVFSVVVGAGAEIGDAFVEHPVPSFISFTGSTQVGRSIGRIASGGEHLKHVALELGGNSPFVVLADADVEQAVSAAVVGKFLHQGQICMAINRIIVEQPLLETFTRRFVERVKALPYGDPAKAETVIGPVINSKQLAGLQAKIATARAEGATLLVGGEAEGNVLPPHVFGDVTADMDIAREEIFGPLVGIQSARDAEHALELANRSEYGLSSAVFTSSLERGVQFAQRIHAGMTHVNDIPVNDEPNAPFGGEKNSGLGRFNGDWAIEEFTTDHWITLQHAPRPYPF from the coding sequence ATGATCGTTACTCGCCCTGCCTATCAAAACCTTGAACTGCAGCCCCTCGCCGGTAACTGGCGTGCCGGCAGCGCCGGTCGTCCGCTGGAGGTGTTCGACCCCTTCACCCAGACACGCCTGCTGCAGATCACCCTGGCCAACCGCGATGATCTCGATGAGGCTTACCGCAAGGCACGGGAAACCCAGGTCAATTGGGCAGCCCAAGGGCCGGCCGCCCGTGGCCAGGTCCTGCTCAACGCGGTGAAGATCTTCGACGAGCGCCGTGAAGAAATCATCGACTGGATCATCCGTGAGTCCGGCAGCACCCGCATCAAGGCGCAAATCGAATGGGGCGCCGCCCGCGCCATCACACTCGAGTCGGCGAGCCTGCCAAGCCGGGTGCACGGGCGCATTCTTGCCTCCAACATCCCGGGCAAGGAAAGCCGCGTCTACCGTACGCCACTGGGCGTGATCGGCGTGATCAGCCCGTGGAATTTCCCCCTGCACCTGACCGCCCGCTCCCTGGCCCCCGCCCTGGCGCTGGGCAACGCGGTGGTGGTCAAGCCCGCCAGTGACACCCCTGTCACCGGCGGCCTGTTGCTCGCACGCATCTTCGAGGAAGCCGGATTGCCGGCGGGCGTGTTCAGTGTGGTGGTCGGTGCCGGCGCGGAAATCGGCGACGCCTTCGTCGAACACCCGGTCCCGTCGTTCATTTCCTTCACCGGCTCGACCCAGGTGGGACGCTCCATCGGCCGCATCGCCAGTGGCGGTGAGCACCTCAAGCACGTGGCCCTGGAACTGGGCGGCAACAGTCCGTTCGTGGTGCTGGCCGATGCCGACGTCGAGCAGGCCGTCAGTGCCGCCGTGGTGGGCAAGTTCCTCCACCAGGGCCAGATCTGCATGGCAATCAACCGCATCATCGTCGAGCAGCCGCTGCTGGAAACCTTCACCCGGCGTTTCGTCGAGCGGGTCAAAGCCCTGCCCTACGGTGATCCGGCCAAAGCGGAAACCGTGATCGGCCCGGTGATCAACAGCAAGCAACTGGCGGGGCTGCAAGCGAAGATCGCCACCGCCCGAGCCGAAGGCGCCACGCTGCTGGTGGGCGGTGAAGCCGAGGGCAACGTCCTGCCGCCGCATGTGTTTGGCGACGTCACCGCCGACATGGACATTGCCCGAGAAGAGATCTTCGGGCCACTGGTGGGCATTCAATCCGCCCGCGATGCCGAGCACGCCCTGGAACTGGCCAACCGTAGCGAATATGGACTGTCCAGCGCCGTATTCACCTCCAGCCTGGAGCGCGGCGTGCAGTTCGCCCAACGCATCCACGCCGGCATGACCCACGTCAACGACATCCCGGTCAACGACGAACCCAATGCGCCGTTCGGCGGTGAGAAGAACTCCGGCCTCGGACGCTTCAACGGCGACTGGGCGATCGAGGAGTTCACCACCGACCATTGGATCACCCTGCAACACGCCCCCAGACCGTACCCGTTCTGA
- a CDS encoding c-type cytochrome, which yields MSSLLNRPAVKRTLTALPFILLAGTAVADGDGVWKGGENVYAKVCGHCHENQVGPSIKGRQLPSPYITAIVRNGFRAMPAFPASFIDDNSLQQVADYISKTPAPAAKP from the coding sequence ATGTCTTCACTCCTCAACCGCCCAGCGGTGAAACGGACCCTCACTGCCCTGCCGTTCATCCTGCTGGCGGGTACCGCCGTTGCCGATGGCGACGGCGTCTGGAAAGGCGGCGAAAACGTCTATGCCAAAGTGTGCGGCCACTGCCACGAAAACCAGGTTGGCCCGTCCATCAAGGGCCGCCAGCTGCCATCGCCTTATATCACCGCCATCGTGCGCAACGGCTTCCGTGCCATGCCGGCCTTCCCCGCTTCGTTCATCGACGACAACTCGCTGCAACAGGTGGCCGACTACATCTCCAAAACGCCCGCTCCCGCGGCCAAGCCTTGA
- a CDS encoding FAD-binding oxidoreductase, whose product MTEQTNNTLLPRGVNAAHFQQAIAKFRTLLGEDNVLIKDDQLIPYAKIMMAVDNAGHTPSAAVTATTVEQVQGVVKICNEHKIPVWTISTGRNFGYGSAAPGQRGQIILDLKKMNKILHVDPELCTALVEPGVTYQQLYDYIQEHNLPLMLSFSAPSAIAGPLGNTMDRGVGYTPYGEHFMMQCGMEVVLANGDVYRTGMGGVKGDNAWQVFKWGYGPTLDGMFTQANYGICTKMGFWLMPKPPVFKPFEIKFENESDIAEIVEFIRPLRIAQVIPNSVVIAGVLWEASTCNTRRSDYTLEPGATSDAILKQIQKDKNLGAWNVYAALYGTQEQVDVNWNIVKGALKQLGKGRLVTQEEAGDTQPFKYRAQLMSGVPNLQEFGLYNWRGGGGSMWFAPVSQARGSECDKQQALAKKTLNKHGLDYVGEFIVGWRDMHHVIDVLYDRTNPEETLRANACFAELLDVFEQEGYAVYRVNTAFQERVAQSYGPVKRKLEHAIKRALDPNNILAPGKSGIDLANPF is encoded by the coding sequence ATGACTGAACAAACCAACAACACGCTGCTGCCTCGTGGCGTCAACGCCGCCCACTTCCAGCAAGCCATCGCCAAGTTCCGCACCTTGCTCGGCGAGGACAATGTCCTGATCAAGGACGATCAACTGATCCCCTACGCCAAGATCATGATGGCCGTGGACAATGCCGGGCACACACCCTCCGCTGCTGTCACCGCGACCACCGTCGAACAGGTGCAAGGCGTGGTGAAGATCTGCAATGAACACAAGATCCCGGTGTGGACCATCTCCACCGGTCGCAACTTCGGCTACGGCTCCGCAGCGCCCGGTCAGCGTGGCCAGATCATTCTCGACCTGAAAAAAATGAACAAGATCCTCCATGTCGATCCCGAGCTGTGTACCGCCCTGGTCGAGCCGGGGGTGACCTACCAGCAGCTGTACGACTATATCCAGGAACACAACCTGCCCTTGATGCTGTCGTTCTCCGCGCCGTCGGCCATCGCCGGACCGCTGGGCAACACGATGGATCGCGGCGTGGGCTACACGCCTTACGGCGAGCACTTCATGATGCAGTGCGGCATGGAAGTGGTGCTGGCCAACGGCGACGTCTACCGCACCGGCATGGGCGGCGTTAAGGGCGACAACGCCTGGCAGGTATTCAAGTGGGGCTACGGCCCGACCCTGGACGGCATGTTCACCCAGGCGAACTACGGTATCTGCACCAAGATGGGTTTCTGGTTGATGCCCAAACCACCGGTGTTCAAGCCGTTCGAGATCAAGTTCGAGAACGAGTCGGACATCGCCGAGATCGTCGAATTCATCCGCCCGCTGCGCATCGCCCAGGTCATCCCCAACTCGGTGGTGATCGCCGGCGTACTGTGGGAGGCCTCCACCTGCAATACCCGCCGCTCCGACTACACCCTCGAGCCCGGCGCGACCTCCGACGCGATCCTCAAGCAGATTCAGAAAGACAAGAACCTCGGCGCCTGGAACGTCTACGCCGCGCTGTACGGCACTCAGGAACAGGTCGACGTCAACTGGAACATCGTCAAGGGCGCACTCAAGCAACTGGGCAAGGGCCGGCTCGTCACTCAGGAAGAGGCCGGTGACACCCAGCCCTTCAAATACCGCGCCCAATTGATGTCGGGTGTACCGAACCTGCAGGAGTTCGGCCTGTACAACTGGCGTGGCGGCGGCGGTTCCATGTGGTTCGCACCGGTGAGCCAGGCCCGGGGCAGCGAATGCGACAAACAGCAGGCGCTGGCCAAGAAGACGCTCAACAAACACGGCCTGGACTACGTCGGCGAGTTCATCGTCGGCTGGCGCGACATGCACCACGTCATCGACGTGCTGTACGACCGCACCAACCCCGAAGAGACCCTGCGCGCCAACGCCTGCTTTGCCGAATTGCTGGATGTATTCGAGCAGGAAGGCTACGCCGTGTACCGCGTCAACACCGCCTTCCAGGAGCGCGTGGCGCAGAGTTACGGCCCGGTCAAACGCAAGCTTGAACATGCGATCAAGCGTGCCCTGGACCCGAACAACATTCTGGCACCGGGCAAATCCGGCATCGACCTCGCCAACCCATTCTGA